One genomic region from Antedon mediterranea chromosome 3, ecAntMedi1.1, whole genome shotgun sequence encodes:
- the LOC140043527 gene encoding NXPE family member 4-like, whose protein sequence is MFSKLTLFISACISVIVISIQDNFIINSNISKDFIRKASQTVQNTDNTSIQVQTNSGGMIDVMRSSIGLKNPDRTVKVGDFFSVIIQARDQYGQNCKGGDFFFATIGSESNNASGKITDFKNGTYEVLFFAGWPGVIDIYIMLVHPSEAVDFIEQEIWPLEKRIVWKGIFGKNKSETTKCSLGNSRDEHINECKYVQPLATGETALYCDKPKHASCDSLNWIKSDTNYVNRKFAKFYKPHQLIFSKSVTYIRLLEGTTSLTISNTTMMSNMLLPECKADLPKPRSDGFWTNNVWTSLQCKTKQWTKQEVSKCINGKHIVLMGDSTTRQWTEHLLAFMGVTRSINTTKPSTKHIQHHSNIMMLDFYFHPYSIGSIMHIYRVGKWEYEILDNLNVDTCNNYVIMASPWAHYAQWTKESFIERLHLLRETLVRFMKRCPGAKILMKTPHPRNHSSQISLLYGSDKLLYRTYSLNIVRPWLFTTFLKQI, encoded by the exons atgttttcaaaattaacaCTTTTCATCTCGGCATGCATTTCAGTTATTGTAATT TCGATTcaagataactttattattaattcaaaCATATCAAAAGACTTTATCCGAAAGGCAAGTCAAACAGTACAGAATACTGATAATACGAGTATACAAGTACAAACAAACTCAGGAGGTATGATTGATGTAATGAGATCATCTATTGGTTTGAAGAATCCAGACAGAACTGTTAAAGTTGGTGATTTCTTTAGTGTAATAATCCAGGCACGTGATCAGTATGGTCAGAACTGCAAAGGAGGTGATTTTTTCTTTGCAACTATTGGATCTGAAAGCAACAACGCCTCAGGAAAAATAACCGACTTCAAAAACGGTACATATGAGGTGTTGTTCTTCGCCGGTTGGCCTGGTGTCATCGACATTTACATTATGCTTGTTCATCCATCAGAAGCAGTGGATTTTATTGAACAGGAAATATGGCCTTTGGAGAAAAGGATTGTATGGAAAggaatttttggaaaaaataaatccGAAACAACAAAATGTAGTCTTGGTAATAGCAGAGATGAACACATAAATGAATGCAAGTATGTTCAGCCACTGGCCACGGGAGAGACTGCGTTGTATTGTGATAAACCAAAGCACGCGTCATGTGATAGTTTGAATTGGATTAAGTCAGACACAAACTATGTGAATAGAAAATTTGCCAAGTTCTATAAACCACACCAATTGATATTCTCTAa GTCTGTGACGTATATACGTCTGCTTGAAGGTACGACTTCACTAACAATAAGCAACACAA CTATGATGAGTAACATGCTACTACCAGAATGCAAGGCAGATTTACCAAAGCCTCGTAGTGACGGGTTCTGGACAAACAATGTATGGACATCATTGCAATGCAAGACAAAACAATGGACAAAACAAGAAGTTTCCAAATGCATAAACGGAAAACACATTGTTTTAATGGGTGATTCTACAACAAGACAGTGGACTGAACATTTGCTGGCCTTTATGGGAGTTACAAGGAGTATCAACACTACTAAACCGAGCACTAAGCATATCCAGCATCATAGTAATATTATGATGCTAGATTTCTATTTCCATCCGTATAGCATCGGTTCTATCATGCATATATATCGCGTCGGAAAATGGGAGTATGAAATATTAGATAATCTTAATGTAGATACTTGCAATAATTACGTCATAATGGCGAGTCCGTGGGCCCATTATGCGCAATGGACCAAAGAAAGTTTCATTGAAAGGTTGCATCTTTTGCGAGAGACACTTGTACGATTCATGAAACGTTGCCCGGGTGCAAAGATACTGATGAAGACTCCACACCCTCGAAACCACAGTTCACAGATTTCGCTACTATATGGCAGCGATAAACTATTATATAGAACCTATAGTCTAAACATAGTTAGGCCATGGCTATTTACTACCTTTCTAAAACAAATCTAG
- the LOC140044786 gene encoding phospholipid scramblase 2-like — protein MSENTTGTGTAPDAGPAPGTDPVPGSVPPQGQPQPGYGPPQQGYPGVPPGYPQPGHPQPGHPQPGYGYGPAQPGYAAPPPGYQGQPGVVGVQPGAVSAPWMAKPETVPGCPPGLEYLTQVDQVLVHQVVELLEAFTNWETPNRYQIKNSLGQQVYYAFEESDVCQRQCCGPSRGFIMHIVDNTNQEVMRVSREFKCCAGCCWCADSDCCGLEVVVEAPVGQVIGYVRQRGSFWKASYDIMNAEKETVLTILGPCCICQGICCTWDQEFKVFSTNGIDEIGKVSKQWSGLVKEMYTNADNFGVEFAMDLDVKVKATLVGAVFLIDFMFFEQKQNNNNHH, from the exons ATGAGTGAGAACAcaactggtactggtactgcCCCAGATGCTGGTCCCGCCCCAGGTACCGATCCTGTCCCAGGTAGTGTACCGCCACAAGGACAACCTCAACCCGGCTACGGACCTCCACAGCAAGGCTATCCAGGAGTACCGCCAGGTTATCCTCAACCAGGCCATCCTCAACCTGGCCATCCTCAACCTGGCTATGGTTATGGACCTGCTCAACCAGGCTATGCTGCTCCACCACCTGGTTATCAAGGACAGCCAGGAGTG GTTGGAGTTCAACCAGGGGCAGTGAGTGCACCATGGATGGCCAAGCCAGAAACCGTGCCTGGCTGCCCACCTGGACTAGAATACCTGACCCAGGTGGACCAGGTGCTGGTTCATCAAGTCGTTGAACTTCTTGAAG CCTTTACCAATTGGGAGACACCAAACAGATACCAAATCAAAAACAGCTTAGGTCAACAAGTCTACTACGCATTTGAag AATCTGACGTATGTCAACGACAGTGCTGCGGCCCTTCTCGGGGTTTCATCATGCACATTGTGGATAATACAAACcag GAAGTGATGCGTGTGTCACGCGAATTCAAGTGTTGTGCAGGTTGTTGCTGGTGCGCGGATAGTGATTGCTGCGGTCTCGAGGTCGTAGTCGAAGCTCCAGTTGGCCAAGTTATTGGTTATGTTCGTCAAAG AGGGAGCTTTTGGAAAGCGTCTTATGATATAATGAATGCAGAGAAAGAGACCGTCTTGACCATTCTGGGCCCTTGTTGCATTTGCCAAGGAATATGCTGCACATGGGATCAGGAATTTAAg GTTTTCAGTACAAATGGTATTGATGAAATAGGAAAGGTTTCTAAGCAGTGGAGTGGCTTAGTGAAAGAGATGTACACCAACGCTGATAATTTTGGTGTAGAATTTGCTATGGACTTGGATGTGAAAGTTAAAGCTACATTAGTAGGAGCTGTATTCCTTATT GACTTTATGTTTTTtgaacagaaacaaaacaataacaacCATCATTAG